A region of the Myxococcus stipitatus DSM 14675 genome:
GGCGGTGGCTCTGGCCGCAAGTCCATCCTCGCGGCTTGCGAGAACTCGCTCCGTCGCCTGCAGACGGACTACATCGACCTCTACTGGCTGCACAACTGGGACGTCCACACGCCCATCGACGAGACGATGGCGGCGCTCGAGGACCTCGTGCGCGCGGGCAAGGTCCGCTACATCGGCGTCTCGGATACGCCCGCGTGGAAGATTGCCCAGGCGAACGTGATGGCGCACTTCCGCGGGTGGTCCTCCTTCGTCGGGCTCCAGATTGAGTACTCGCTGCTGGAGCGCAGCGTGGAGCAGGAATTGGTGCCCATGGCGCTCGAGCTCGGGCTGGGCATCACGCCGTGGTCGCCCCTCAAGAGCGGCGCGCTCAGTGGCAAGTACACGCGCGCGAACGCGGGAACGCAGAAGGGCGACCGCGGTGCCTTCGTGCAGTCGGCCTTGAGCGAGAAGACCTACGCCGTCGTCGACGCGCTGGAGATCATCGCGCGAGAGCAGGGGACCACGGTGGCGCGCGTGGCGCTGGCGTGGGTCCAGTCCCAGCCGGGCGTGAGCTCGACCATCATCGGCGCGCGGCGGCTGTCGCAGCTGGAGGACAACGTGGGCGCGCTCGACGTCAGGTTGACCGCCGAGCAGCTCGCCCGCCTCGATGCGCTCACGAAGCCCGCCTTCGGGTTCCCGCAGAGCATGCAGCCCATCTTCCCCGCCATCCACAATGGTGGCA
Encoded here:
- a CDS encoding aldo/keto reductase, producing MPLNHYVTLGRSGLRVSPLCLGAMTFGEDLGWGSSVEESQTIIDRFIDLGGNFIDTANFYTKSHSEKILGDHVGRHPARRDRLVLATKFSGNLYPGDPNGGGSGRKSILAACENSLRRLQTDYIDLYWLHNWDVHTPIDETMAALEDLVRAGKVRYIGVSDTPAWKIAQANVMAHFRGWSSFVGLQIEYSLLERSVEQELVPMALELGLGITPWSPLKSGALSGKYTRANAGTQKGDRGAFVQSALSEKTYAVVDALEIIAREQGTTVARVALAWVQSQPGVSSTIIGARRLSQLEDNVGALDVRLTAEQLARLDALTKPAFGFPQSMQPIFPAIHNGGTTVNGVFMEASPYGVVKGEKPY